In Pseudomonas sp. MM213, a genomic segment contains:
- a CDS encoding YceI family protein, giving the protein MFKRSLTKTLAFVLLASATLSAQANWYLDGESSRLSFVSTKNANVSEVQRFLVLHGKVSPKGLAEVEVELDSINSGIPLRDERMRKELFEIQTFPEALITAQIDLRPINDLAPGAQLELRLPVTVNLHGKTREYNAELLATRLDDRRFQVVTLEPLVINAEDFDLAPGLDSLRKVAGLSAISLSVPVGAVLIFTAR; this is encoded by the coding sequence ATGTTCAAGCGGTCCCTCACCAAAACCCTCGCCTTTGTGCTGCTGGCCAGCGCTACTTTGTCGGCTCAGGCCAATTGGTACCTGGACGGCGAATCCTCGCGGCTGTCGTTCGTCAGCACCAAAAACGCCAATGTTTCCGAAGTGCAGCGCTTCCTGGTGCTGCACGGCAAGGTCAGTCCCAAAGGACTGGCCGAGGTGGAAGTCGAGCTGGATTCGATAAACAGCGGCATCCCCTTGCGTGACGAACGCATGCGCAAGGAACTGTTCGAGATCCAGACCTTTCCCGAAGCGTTGATCACTGCGCAGATTGATTTGCGCCCGATCAACGACCTCGCCCCCGGTGCGCAACTCGAGCTGCGCTTGCCGGTCACCGTCAACCTTCATGGCAAAACCCGTGAGTACAACGCCGAGTTGTTGGCGACTCGCCTTGATGACCGACGCTTTCAAGTGGTGACGCTCGAACCGCTGGTGATCAACGCCGAGGATTTTGATCTGGCGCCGGGGCTGGACAGCTTGCGCAAGGTCGCCGGGTTGTCGGCCATCAGTCTGTCGGTGCCGGTGGGTGCGGTGCTGATTTTCACGGCGCGCTGA